From one Comamonas piscis genomic stretch:
- a CDS encoding PhoX family protein — protein sequence MSAVLTSRRRLLKFLGSAPLLPLSGSLSAAGLLTACGGGGDDDGPTAAFKSVSFSNMAAPNLTNPAAMATTSTTAVMTILYADDSKREVALAYESFFVTGDMVADGKGGKILAGGYYDINNQPIMDNSVAGSERHFFSDCPDGSSIIQIADAKVDGVKGKPVFAVVQFEYASKDLSGGDAYGTLPSPIAVLTLDQDQDTGKLSLVKYHNVDMSKAHGLWITCGASLSPWNTHLSSEEYEPDAFTAASSAQFKAYSKHVFGNETTANPYHYGHLPEITVNKDGTGTVTKHYCLGRISHELIHVMPDNRTALMGDDYTNGGLFMFVADKEKDLSAGNLYVAHYTDVLTDTSTAKMEWIHLGHATSAEIEALANSLKPTDIMESLTTDPQDASYTAVFLDGKAAWLKLKPGMEKAAAFLESHRYANLVGGSMAFTKMEGTTVNIKDKVAYSALANIQTSMINGDKAWNAKHNVTFPKTVKAGGVLAHNLVGGIKDRQGATINSEWVPQQSHMLMMGEDIAADALGNTSNPDKIASPDNLKFSEKMRTLFIGEDSGNHVNNFLWAYNADTKQLSRILSTPAGAESTGLHAVDEANGWTYIMSNFQHPGDWSALHAKIKDQLDPLINANYKNKFGASVGYLTGTPQAVKL from the coding sequence ATGAGCGCAGTGCTGACCTCGCGTCGCCGTCTTTTGAAATTTCTGGGCAGCGCACCATTGCTGCCTTTGTCTGGCTCCCTGTCTGCAGCAGGCCTGCTGACCGCCTGCGGCGGTGGTGGTGATGACGATGGCCCCACGGCGGCCTTCAAGTCGGTGAGCTTCTCCAACATGGCAGCGCCCAACCTGACCAACCCGGCAGCAATGGCGACCACGTCGACCACCGCCGTGATGACCATTCTGTACGCTGACGACAGCAAGCGCGAAGTGGCACTGGCCTACGAATCCTTCTTCGTCACCGGCGACATGGTTGCTGACGGCAAGGGCGGCAAGATCCTGGCGGGCGGCTACTACGACATCAACAACCAGCCGATCATGGACAACTCCGTGGCTGGCAGCGAGCGCCACTTCTTCTCCGACTGCCCCGATGGCTCCTCGATCATCCAGATCGCCGATGCCAAGGTGGACGGCGTCAAGGGCAAGCCGGTGTTTGCCGTGGTGCAGTTTGAATACGCATCCAAGGACCTGTCGGGTGGCGATGCTTACGGCACCCTGCCTTCGCCCATCGCTGTGCTGACCCTGGACCAAGACCAGGACACCGGCAAGCTGAGCCTGGTCAAGTACCACAACGTGGACATGTCCAAGGCCCACGGCCTGTGGATCACCTGCGGCGCCAGCCTCTCGCCTTGGAACACCCACCTGTCCAGCGAAGAGTACGAACCCGATGCTTTCACCGCTGCCAGCTCGGCCCAGTTCAAGGCCTACAGCAAGCATGTGTTCGGCAACGAAACGACGGCCAATCCTTACCACTACGGCCACCTGCCAGAAATCACCGTCAACAAGGACGGCACCGGCACGGTCACCAAGCACTACTGCCTGGGTCGCATCTCGCACGAGCTGATCCATGTGATGCCTGACAACCGCACCGCGCTGATGGGCGATGACTACACCAATGGCGGCCTGTTCATGTTCGTGGCCGACAAGGAAAAAGACCTGTCCGCCGGCAACCTGTACGTCGCGCATTACACCGACGTGCTGACCGACACCTCGACCGCCAAGATGGAGTGGATCCACCTGGGCCACGCCACCAGCGCCGAAATCGAAGCTTTGGCCAATAGCCTCAAGCCCACCGACATCATGGAGTCGCTGACCACCGACCCGCAAGATGCCAGCTACACCGCGGTGTTCCTGGACGGCAAGGCCGCCTGGCTCAAGCTCAAGCCCGGTATGGAAAAGGCTGCGGCCTTCCTGGAAAGCCACCGCTACGCCAACCTGGTTGGCGGCTCGATGGCGTTCACCAAGATGGAAGGCACCACCGTCAATATCAAGGACAAGGTGGCCTACTCGGCACTGGCCAACATCCAGACCTCGATGATCAACGGTGACAAGGCCTGGAATGCCAAGCACAACGTGACCTTCCCCAAGACCGTGAAGGCCGGCGGCGTGCTGGCCCACAATCTGGTTGGCGGCATCAAGGACCGCCAAGGCGCCACCATCAACAGCGAATGGGTGCCACAGCAATCGCACATGCTGATGATGGGTGAGGACATTGCCGCAGACGCACTGGGCAACACCTCCAACCCCGACAAGATCGCCAGCCCGGACAACCTGAAGTTCTCCGAAAAGATGCGCACCCTGTTCATCGGTGAGGACAGCGGCAACCACGTGAACAACTTCTTGTGGGCCTACAACGCCGACACCAAGCAGCTGTCGCGCATCCTGTCGACCCCTGCCGGCGCCGAATCCACCGGCCTGCACGCGGTGGACGAAGCCAACGGCTGGACCTACATCATGAGCAACTTCCAGCACCCTGGTGACTGGAGCGCGCTGCACGCCAAGATCAAGGACCAGCTCGATCCGCTGATCAACGCCAACTACAAAAACAAGTTTGGCGCCTCGGTGGGTTACCTGACCGGCACGCCGCAAGCCGTGAAGCTTTAA
- a CDS encoding PrkA family serine protein kinase: protein MDVISNSAARYQRLREEEMSLDEFLALCQRDPMVYEGAAHRMLAAIGEPEMVDTRNDPHLSRLFANKVIRRYPAFAEFYGMEDSIEQVVSFFRHAAQGLEERKQILYLLGPVGGGKSSIAERLKYLMQKVPFYALKGSPVNESPLALFDPMEDGPVLEEQFGIPRRCLNHVLSPWAVKRLEEYGGDIRQFRVVKRYPSISRQVGVAKTEPGDENNQDISSLVGKVDIRKLENFAQDDTDAYSYSGGLCLANQGLLEFVEMFKAPIKVLHPLLTATQEGNYKGTEGFGAIPFDGIVLAHSNESEWKAFRNNRNNEAFLDRVYIVKVPYCLRVSEEVHIYEKLIRESSLASAVCAPGTLKMMAQFAALTRLKEPENSSIFSKMQVYDGESLKDTDPRAKSYQEYRDYAGVDEGMSGISTRFAFKILSKVFNYDSTEVAANPVHLMYVLEQQIEREQFPAELETKYTGYIKEYLSPHYAEFIGKEIQTAYLESYSEYGQNIFDRYVTYADYWIQDSEYRDTDTGEVFDRNALNAELEKVEKPAGIANAKDFRNEIVNFVLRARANNQGKNPSWTSYEKLRLVIEKKMFSNTEELLPVISFNAKASAEDARKHEDFVTRMEAKGYTPKQVRLLCEWYLRVRKSS from the coding sequence ATGGATGTCATCAGCAACTCTGCCGCCCGCTACCAGCGCCTGCGCGAAGAGGAAATGTCGCTCGACGAGTTTCTGGCTTTGTGCCAGCGCGATCCGATGGTCTACGAAGGGGCAGCACACCGCATGCTGGCAGCGATTGGCGAGCCGGAGATGGTCGATACCCGCAATGATCCGCATCTCTCGCGCCTGTTCGCCAACAAGGTGATCCGCCGCTACCCCGCCTTTGCCGAGTTCTACGGCATGGAAGATTCCATTGAGCAGGTGGTGAGCTTCTTCCGCCATGCCGCCCAGGGCCTGGAAGAGCGCAAGCAAATCCTCTACCTGCTGGGCCCGGTGGGCGGCGGCAAAAGCTCCATCGCCGAACGCCTGAAGTACCTGATGCAGAAGGTGCCGTTCTATGCGCTCAAGGGCTCTCCGGTGAACGAATCACCGCTGGCCCTGTTCGATCCGATGGAGGACGGCCCGGTACTCGAAGAGCAATTTGGCATTCCGCGCCGTTGCCTGAACCATGTGCTGTCCCCCTGGGCCGTCAAGCGGCTGGAGGAATACGGCGGCGATATCCGCCAGTTCCGGGTCGTCAAGCGCTACCCCAGCATCTCGCGCCAGGTAGGCGTGGCCAAGACCGAGCCGGGTGACGAGAACAACCAGGATATCTCCAGCCTGGTCGGCAAGGTCGATATCCGCAAGCTGGAGAACTTTGCCCAGGACGACACCGATGCCTATAGCTACTCCGGGGGCCTGTGCCTGGCCAACCAGGGCCTGCTGGAGTTCGTAGAAATGTTCAAGGCGCCGATCAAGGTGCTGCATCCCTTGTTGACCGCCACACAAGAAGGCAACTACAAAGGCACCGAAGGCTTTGGCGCCATCCCCTTTGATGGCATTGTGCTGGCCCACAGCAACGAGAGCGAGTGGAAGGCCTTCCGCAACAACCGCAACAACGAGGCCTTTCTGGACCGGGTCTACATCGTCAAGGTGCCGTACTGCCTGCGGGTGTCGGAGGAAGTACATATCTACGAAAAGCTGATCCGCGAATCCTCGCTTGCCAGCGCGGTCTGCGCGCCCGGCACCTTGAAGATGATGGCGCAGTTTGCCGCGCTCACGCGCCTCAAGGAGCCCGAGAACTCCAGCATCTTCAGCAAGATGCAGGTCTATGACGGCGAGAGCCTCAAGGACACCGACCCGCGTGCCAAGAGCTACCAGGAATACCGCGACTATGCGGGGGTGGACGAGGGCATGTCCGGCATCTCGACCCGCTTTGCGTTCAAGATCCTGTCCAAGGTGTTCAACTACGACAGTACCGAGGTGGCGGCCAACCCGGTACACCTGATGTATGTGCTGGAGCAGCAAATCGAGCGCGAGCAGTTCCCGGCGGAGCTGGAAACCAAGTACACCGGCTACATCAAAGAGTATTTGTCGCCGCACTACGCCGAGTTCATCGGCAAGGAAATCCAGACCGCCTACCTGGAAAGCTATAGCGAGTACGGCCAGAACATCTTTGACCGCTATGTGACCTATGCCGACTACTGGATCCAGGACAGCGAGTACCGCGACACCGACACCGGGGAGGTGTTCGACCGCAATGCGCTCAATGCCGAGCTGGAAAAGGTGGAAAAGCCCGCCGGCATTGCCAATGCGAAGGACTTCCGCAACGAGATCGTCAACTTTGTGCTGCGTGCGCGGGCCAACAACCAGGGTAAGAACCCCAGCTGGACCAGCTACGAGAAGCTGCGCCTGGTGATCGAGAAGAAGATGTTCTCCAACACCGAGGAGCTGCTGCCCGTCATCAGCTTCAATGCCAAGGCCAGTGCCGAGGATGCGCGCAAGCACGAGGATTTCGTCACCCGCATGGAAGCCAAAGGCTATACGCCCAAGCAGGTGCGCCTGCTGTGCGAATGGTATCTGCGCGTGCGCAAGAGCAGCTGA
- a CDS encoding YeaH/YhbH family protein codes for MALQIIDRRLSGKNKSVGNRERFVRRYKTQIADAVRRAVAKRDIRHIEQAENITIPRKDIQEPSFHHGQGGVRDTVHPGNTEHVRGDRIARPQGGAGGGGSQASDGGEGEDDFTFTLTKEEFMELFFEDLALPRLLRTHIASTLQYKTRRAGYSHDGTPHNLAVLRTMRGALGRRIALTKAPHRELKALEEVLAALLEQDDGTSEAVAELQQRIAGLQARMGKVAFLDPLDLRFRSRSKVPEPSSQAVMFCVMDVSGSMDQARKDLAKRFFILLYLFLTRHYEKIEIVFIRHHTQAAEVGEDEFFHSTESGGTVVSSALVLLDQVIRARYPVADWNIYVAQASDGDNFGDDGGNCRSLLADKILPLVRYFAYVQVVAQEQNLWQEYSQLLPLFAQFAMRKVSEAGDIYPVFRDLFKKEGVTV; via the coding sequence ATGGCATTGCAAATCATCGACCGCAGGCTCTCCGGCAAGAACAAGTCGGTGGGCAACCGCGAGCGCTTTGTGCGCCGCTACAAGACGCAGATAGCCGACGCGGTGCGCCGCGCCGTGGCCAAGCGCGATATCCGCCATATCGAGCAGGCCGAGAACATCACCATTCCGCGCAAGGACATCCAGGAGCCCAGCTTTCACCATGGGCAGGGAGGTGTGCGCGACACCGTCCACCCGGGCAACACCGAGCATGTGCGGGGCGACCGCATTGCGCGGCCCCAGGGCGGCGCGGGTGGTGGTGGCTCCCAGGCCAGTGATGGCGGTGAGGGCGAGGACGACTTCACGTTTACCTTGACCAAGGAAGAGTTCATGGAACTGTTCTTTGAAGACCTGGCCCTGCCGCGGCTGCTGCGTACCCACATCGCCAGCACCTTGCAGTACAAGACGCGGCGCGCCGGCTACAGCCACGACGGCACGCCGCACAACCTGGCCGTACTGCGCACCATGCGCGGCGCCTTGGGCCGGCGGATCGCACTGACCAAGGCGCCCCACCGCGAGCTCAAAGCGCTCGAAGAGGTACTGGCAGCGCTGCTGGAGCAGGACGATGGCACCAGCGAAGCGGTGGCCGAGCTGCAGCAACGCATCGCCGGGCTGCAGGCGCGCATGGGCAAGGTGGCCTTTCTGGATCCGCTCGATCTGCGATTTCGCAGCCGCAGCAAGGTGCCCGAGCCCAGCAGCCAGGCGGTGATGTTCTGCGTGATGGATGTCTCGGGCTCGATGGACCAGGCACGCAAGGATCTGGCCAAGCGCTTCTTCATCCTGCTGTACCTGTTCTTGACGCGCCACTACGAAAAGATCGAGATTGTCTTTATCCGCCACCACACCCAGGCGGCCGAGGTGGGTGAGGACGAGTTCTTCCATTCCACCGAAAGCGGCGGCACCGTGGTCAGCAGCGCGCTGGTGCTGCTTGACCAGGTCATCCGCGCACGCTACCCGGTCGCGGACTGGAACATCTACGTGGCCCAGGCCAGCGATGGCGATAACTTTGGCGACGATGGCGGCAACTGCCGCAGCCTGCTGGCAGACAAGATCCTGCCGTTGGTGCGCTACTTTGCCTATGTGCAGGTGGTGGCGCAGGAGCAAAACCTGTGGCAGGAATACAGCCAGCTCTTGCCGCTGTTCGCCCAGTTTGCAATGCGCAAGGTCTCGGAGGCTGGCGATATTTACCCGGTGTTCCGTGATCTGTTCAAGAAGGAAGGGGTGACGGTATGA
- a CDS encoding SpoVR family protein has translation MNLSQYPVLARRKGGQPWKVAFSGDRSQRPVPATPLPAGQRPRQPLPDPSDWTFELIERYHAAIAETAERYGLDTYPNQLEVISAEQMMDAYASVGMPVGYRHWSYGKEFLATERRYRRGHMGLAYEIVINANPCISYLMEENTTAMQALVIAHAAYGHNSFFKGNYLFGMWTDAGSIIDYLVYARDFIAQCEEKHGIDTVEQWLDSCHALSNLGVDRYRRPSKKTLARERAERELREAYAQQQVNELWRTLPARPDKNSTAQHHERFPKEPEENLLYFIEKNAPLLEPWQREVVRIVRKIAQYFYPQRQTQVMNEGWATFWHYTLLNTLYDEGWLTDGVMIEWLSSHTNVIYQPPVGHRAYSGINPYALGFAMYRDIQRICEHPTDEDRRWFPDLAGTPWLPALHHAMQNYKDESFIGQYLSPKLIRDMRMFSIHDDASERELLVSAIHNEDGYRNLRQTLSQQYDLGAREPNIQVWNVNLRGDRCLTLRHTQYQGRPLSEDVQEVLKHAARLWGFGVQLESVNSDGDVPVLLQSVPAPPA, from the coding sequence ATGAACCTGTCCCAATACCCCGTGCTCGCGCGGCGCAAGGGCGGCCAGCCGTGGAAGGTCGCGTTCTCCGGCGACCGCTCGCAGCGCCCCGTGCCTGCCACGCCCTTGCCGGCGGGCCAGCGCCCCCGGCAGCCCCTGCCCGACCCCAGCGACTGGACCTTTGAGCTGATCGAGCGCTACCACGCCGCCATTGCCGAGACGGCCGAGCGCTATGGCCTCGACACCTACCCCAACCAGCTCGAAGTGATATCGGCCGAGCAGATGATGGATGCCTATGCCAGTGTCGGCATGCCGGTGGGCTACCGCCACTGGAGCTATGGCAAGGAGTTCTTGGCCACCGAGCGGCGCTACCGCCGGGGCCATATGGGGCTGGCCTACGAAATCGTCATCAACGCCAACCCCTGCATCAGCTACCTGATGGAGGAGAACACCACCGCGATGCAGGCGCTGGTGATTGCCCATGCGGCCTATGGCCACAACAGCTTCTTCAAGGGCAACTACCTGTTTGGCATGTGGACGGACGCGGGCAGCATCATCGACTACCTGGTCTATGCCCGCGACTTTATCGCCCAGTGCGAGGAAAAGCATGGCATCGATACGGTGGAGCAGTGGCTCGATTCCTGCCATGCGCTGTCCAACTTGGGCGTGGACCGTTACCGCCGCCCGTCGAAGAAGACCCTGGCGCGCGAGCGGGCCGAGCGGGAGCTGCGCGAGGCCTATGCCCAGCAGCAGGTCAACGAGCTGTGGCGCACCCTGCCGGCGCGCCCCGACAAAAATAGCACCGCGCAGCACCATGAGCGCTTTCCCAAAGAGCCTGAAGAGAACCTGCTGTATTTCATCGAAAAGAACGCACCGCTGCTGGAACCCTGGCAGCGCGAGGTGGTGCGCATTGTGCGCAAGATTGCCCAGTACTTCTACCCGCAGCGCCAGACCCAGGTGATGAACGAGGGCTGGGCCACCTTCTGGCACTACACCTTGCTGAACACCTTGTACGACGAGGGCTGGCTTACCGATGGCGTGATGATCGAGTGGCTCTCATCGCACACCAATGTCATCTACCAGCCGCCGGTGGGCCACCGCGCCTACAGCGGCATCAACCCCTATGCGCTGGGTTTTGCGATGTACCGCGATATCCAGCGCATCTGCGAGCACCCCACCGATGAGGACCGGCGCTGGTTCCCCGATCTGGCTGGCACGCCTTGGCTGCCGGCATTGCACCATGCCATGCAAAACTACAAGGATGAGAGCTTTATCGGCCAGTACCTGAGCCCCAAGCTGATACGCGATATGCGCATGTTCTCCATCCACGACGATGCCAGCGAGCGCGAGCTGCTGGTCAGCGCCATCCACAACGAAGACGGCTACCGCAACCTGCGCCAAACTCTGTCGCAGCAGTACGACCTGGGCGCGCGCGAGCCCAATATCCAGGTCTGGAACGTGAACCTGCGCGGCGACCGCTGTCTGACCCTGCGGCACACGCAATACCAGGGCCGCCCGCTGTCCGAGGATGTGCAGGAAGTGCTGAAACACGCCGCACGCCTCTGGGGCTTTGGCGTGCAGCTGGAAAGCGTCAACAGCGATGGCGATGTGCCGGTGCTACTGCAGTCGGTGCCAGCGCCGCCGGCTTGA
- a CDS encoding multifunctional CCA addition/repair protein — protein MNTYMVGGAVRDRLLGLPVNDHDWVVVGSTPEAMLAQGFVPVGKDFPVFLHPRTHEEYALARTERKSGRGYRGFSIATSPDVTLEQDLARRDLTINAMAAPADWNGSDPVTDPYGGQADLQARVLRHVTEAFREDPVRILRLARFAARFDDFSVAPETLALMRQMVVDGEVDALVPERVWQELARGLMETRPSRMFDVLRDCGALARLLPELDRLWGVPQRADYHPEVDTGIHVMMVLDRAAQLDAALPVRWACIAHDLGKGTTPPDVLPRHIGHEERSVELARAVQQRLRVPSDCAELALVVAAEHGNIHRSPGIAPAAVVRLLERCDAFRKPERFADALLACQCDAQGRLGLGDKPYPQRAQLLRLLAIAQGVSTKDVAERAARTGRKGAEIGAMVHEARCQAVAQIMATDAVNGQP, from the coding sequence ATGAACACATATATGGTTGGCGGCGCGGTGCGCGACCGCCTCTTGGGCCTGCCGGTGAATGACCACGACTGGGTGGTCGTGGGCTCCACCCCCGAGGCCATGCTGGCCCAGGGCTTTGTGCCGGTCGGCAAGGATTTCCCGGTCTTTCTGCACCCCCGCACGCATGAGGAATATGCGCTGGCCCGCACCGAGCGCAAGTCCGGCCGGGGCTACCGGGGCTTCAGCATTGCCACCTCGCCCGATGTGACCCTGGAGCAGGACCTGGCCCGGCGCGATCTGACCATCAATGCCATGGCCGCCCCCGCCGACTGGAACGGCAGCGACCCCGTCACCGACCCCTATGGCGGCCAGGCCGATCTGCAGGCCCGGGTGCTGCGCCATGTGACCGAGGCCTTCCGCGAAGACCCCGTGCGCATCCTGCGCCTGGCGCGCTTTGCGGCACGTTTTGATGATTTCTCCGTCGCTCCAGAAACCCTGGCGTTGATGCGCCAGATGGTGGTCGATGGCGAGGTCGATGCGCTGGTGCCCGAGCGCGTCTGGCAGGAGCTGGCGCGCGGGCTGATGGAGACGCGGCCATCACGCATGTTCGACGTCCTGCGCGATTGCGGTGCCCTTGCTCGCCTGCTGCCCGAGCTGGACCGGCTCTGGGGCGTGCCCCAGCGGGCCGACTACCACCCCGAGGTGGATACCGGCATCCACGTGATGATGGTGCTGGACCGCGCCGCCCAGCTGGATGCCGCGCTGCCTGTGCGCTGGGCCTGCATTGCGCATGACCTGGGCAAGGGCACCACCCCGCCCGATGTACTGCCCCGCCATATCGGCCATGAGGAGCGCAGTGTGGAGTTGGCGCGCGCCGTACAGCAGCGCCTGCGCGTGCCCAGCGACTGCGCTGAGTTGGCGCTGGTGGTCGCCGCCGAGCACGGCAATATCCACCGCAGCCCGGGCATTGCGCCGGCTGCCGTCGTGCGGCTGCTGGAGCGCTGCGACGCCTTTCGCAAACCCGAGCGCTTTGCCGATGCGCTGCTCGCCTGCCAGTGCGATGCCCAAGGGCGGTTGGGGCTAGGCGACAAGCCCTACCCGCAACGCGCCCAACTGCTGCGGCTGCTGGCTATAGCGCAAGGTGTCAGCACCAAGGATGTGGCAGAACGCGCCGCCCGCACCGGCCGCAAAGGCGCCGAGATTGGCGCGATGGTGCATGAGGCGCGCTGCCAGGCGGTGGCACAGATCATGGCGACAGACGCTGTCAACGGGCAGCCCTGA